In Telopea speciosissima isolate NSW1024214 ecotype Mountain lineage unplaced genomic scaffold, Tspe_v1 Tspe_v1.0512, whole genome shotgun sequence, the sequence gatgcgaaagaaactcgaattgattaattttcgctgcgtattcgagtatgggatggatccctcttgccatgtgatggactagagatgaatttctccgtccctattgtgataattaattttatgagacgcaatagggaaggagaaaccctaatagggatgcaccagggttcccatgggcgaccatgggaaaccctaaaatttaatggggcacccatgggacaccatgggataatccagggcgtgcaaaaccttaatttttctgtatattggttttcctagggaaccatggtttgatccctggaccgttgtttgaccaacaccACTTCCACCTCCAAGCTTTTGAAttcctcaatggttgtccataTTTCTTTCAGTATTAATAATTCCATTGGTACCATTGAAGTACTTCTATTGTATCAGAATATTCCTTGCTACTCTGTACTCAAACAAGAAAAACATCAAGTATACCAATCTACACATTGTAGACCCACAGCTTGAATCATCAGACTCTCTTTATCATCTCCATACATGGATTTGTGTAATGGGATACACATGACAAGGGTGTTTGGAAGGGTTGAGAGTGAGAATGTAAGGTGATGGCCCAATAGGATTATTTAAGTATGCTTCAATAATGTACTACGTGTCTCGCCACAAGAAGTAGCAAAATGAAGCAGAAGCCCAGAACTATGGTTTGCCATGACCACTGCACAAAAAGCcaccaagaaacaaaaaaaaaacaagaagattagagaagttgatttttttttgtgggttttaagagagagaaatcatcacCTCTTGTGTTGTATGAAAGACAGCTTAAAACAGGAACCAAACCCATTTGTTTGGTGAATGAATGGTGCCAAGAAGGCTTTTCTGTTGTTGTAGGGAGACTATTATTGCAGCACCTACCATGAACCCAATAAGGGTTGCCTTTGATAGGAAATCTATTATAAATCCAAGCCTGCAAAGATCAATCAAACCAGTTATATAACCTTTCAAACCTTTTAAACCCCcaaaaagtgaagaagaaggttgaTTATAATTTTACCTTAAAATTCCAAGAGAAGCTTGAACAAGACCAGCAAAGAAGGTTGAAGTGAAAGCCAGCTGATAGGAGAGGTTC encodes:
- the LOC122648149 gene encoding probable sulfate transporter 3.3 — encoded protein: MLCLGSRDLAVGPVSIASLILGSMLRHEVSPTKEPLLSAGFHFNLLCWSCSSFSWNFKAWIYNRFPIKGNPYWVHGRCCNNSLPTTTEKPSWHHSFTKQMGLVPVLSCLSYNTRVVMANHSSGLLLHFATSCGETRSTLLKHT